Part of the Mobula hypostoma chromosome 15, sMobHyp1.1, whole genome shotgun sequence genome is shown below.
CCCCATGCCTTTCCCCCCTCCAAGTTTTACAATCAGTAACATAAAATTGCTGTGCTTCCATTAGGAAACTTGCACTAACATGTTATACCAAAACATGTtaccgagtggcctactcctgcacctattttccatgtttctataccAAAACCCCaatccaagtaaataattaaGAGTCACTATGTAATTAGATCTGTTTATTATAATCTACCATGTTTCTTGGGTGAACTTCCATTTCTTAATGTGGTTGCAATGGCACTGATAGACTGTCAACTAGTAAATAAGAAATAATAGAACTCAAAATATACAACTTGTTATTTAAGTGAATTGGACAAATGCATTCAAAGGGGAGCTAGACAAACATTTGGATAAGTGAAGAGGAAATACACCCTGTTTATGAGGGTGGCAGGAGCCTGGGTGGAAAAATTGATTATAAGGAAAGTACAACACAAAAGCAATGGAAAAATATTCTATCAAAACCAGTTGATGAAAAAGCTGTCATTCTGTTTGTCCCCAACTAAACTGGCAAAGTGTTTGCTCATTTTCTGTATCTCACCCAAAATGATTTGCAGCTATCACATATCAAATGTATTCTCTCCAGTGATAATCAGTATATGTACTTTTCTCACAAGATTAACAATCATtacaaatttggaaaaaaaacttttttgttTTACATGTGCTCAAATAACACATTTACTTAGAATAAGTCAGCCATGTTACTTTTATTGATAGCCACCCATTGTTGTTTCTTTGATATTCTAATATCTAAACACAAACTGGGAACATAAACCTTGTTAAATAGTGAATGTCCAAAAATTGAGATGGTCTTTGCAAACCACACAtgtttattccattccatagatgcttcctgaccagctgatttcctccagcattttttgtagcTCTTTCTGTCCCTAACTTAATGCATATAACACTTCCTTTTCCAGAAAACATGAGCCTTTGCAGACATTACAAATCCTGCCAGACAACTGGTTATCATGCTTGATTCTATTTTTTACATTATTATTTTGGATTATTCTGATCTCCATTTACTGCAGTGTCTTGTTAAACAAAATCTCATACTCATTCACCATCTCCAAAGATGCTTATACACTTGTTTATTTTGTCAAGGTATACCCTTTGTAAATTCACACAGTGTTATTTACCATTAGTAAACTAACTGACAAGAGGGCACTGTTCATTTCCACTGAAGATCACAGACAAGTGCAATGTGATCTGATGGATGTGAAACACTTGGCAGGGCCAAATGGCAGGTGATTTCCTCATGAGTTGGAAAAGGAATCACCTGAGCAACTTCAAACGTGTTTCCATCCATAAAAATATAGTCCAAACAGCCTTGAAAGCCACCTACATAATTTGTGTAAGCAGGTTCTCCACAGGCACTTCTAAGTTCAAAGGAGTGAGTAAGAGACATCTGGCATTGTTCCTCTTCACCATTTGAAGACCAGTCTTGGTGATCTGCAGAAATGCTTCCTTTGGTAACAAATTCATGCAATCCTGAATTCGGGATGCTATTAAAGTCACCACAAAAGATTATTGGTGCATTAGGATACATCTCTGAAGTAATTTGATGCAGATGACGAAACGCGATTGCTATCTGAATAAGACGAATGTGCCCTCCTGAAAAATAGTGCAAGAAACCTTAGATCAATTCTCATAGCTCGGACTAAAAAAATTGTTAAAATGTTAATTAAAATAGATTCTTATCTGCAAATTACAGATATATGAGCAACCTTTCCCTTTTTGTCCTCTAACTGAATAACTGAACAACTGCTTTAACATTCAGGAAATTTTGAAGAATTATGTGAATATCAAACAACCACATTAATATTTTTGTACAGCAACCCCTCTAGTCATCATGCCAGTATTATAAATTCTTGGAGAACCAAAAGTTCTACTGAAGTTTTAAGGTCAGTAATTAAAGTAACCCATCTTAGTTTTAATAAACTGTAATTTAAGGTCTGTCACAACAGTCCAGCACCATACCTACCTGTGTAAATTCAAAGACACTAACAAGTGCTCTTACAAAGATTAACAAAGCTGAGTTCAATTTTCTTTTATTAAGCCCTGGTTGATATTCATTAACAATTTCCAGTTACAAACATCAGCCAGGAAATAAAACCTCAACCAGGAATGCCTGCATAGATGTTCCTCAGCCTGTtcttccattcaataagattatggctaatCTTCAATGTTAACACCATTTTATTGCACTATCCCTATATGCATTGCTTAATATATAATTGGCTTTGAATCTATCATTGACAAAACTTCCATAACCCTTCATGACAGAGAATGCCtaggattcaccactctctaagaACATTTCTCTTCATTTCAGTCTAAGTGATCCAATGTACATTTTAAGAGTTTGACCTCCAAATTATGCGTGTCTTTGCCAGAGAAACACCTATTGAACCCTCTAAAAATAGAAACATGGTCTAAAAATTATTGCTTACATTACAGAAACCAGAATGGTGAACCTTCACTGCATGCCCTCTGAAAGAAATGAAGCCCTTCTTTACCAGGCATCTCTAGAGATGCGGCTCGTTAGCCCCTCATTAATAGCCACTGAACTCAGCAGTCAGAAAACCACATTTCTCAAACCCCAtatgtctagggtcagtatgactTGGGAAGCTGGGAAGTTGGGATGTCTCGACCACCCGAACCTCGATCTGTTTGAAtattgtgtaaatactgcccccatgcaattagccgttggcaagaaataacagatcagaCACTGCATACAATAATAaacaaagtatatttacaaatgactgctttatcgaacagttagtaggaaaaagaagagaaaaaaattaaaagggcCCATAACAGTTAACCCCGTCCAAATGTCCACATAAATTGGAGCTTATCTTGAAGTTGCCTTTAACTCAAGCGCTGGACCcacggtctgcgtgaaagcacactcTACCTTCTGACTGTCACttgaaatccatctcaaacaaaggGGCTCCCCCACGGgaatattggtccttcctcccTGAAGCACAAAGCACCCtgtgcaacagggacagcatcctcagccatcttcctcctgtattctcccagctcctgccaaaaagaccTCAACTCACACCAGTGTTTGTCACAAATACCTCTCcacccagcattctctagaaccctctcccagttccaccatcctcattcctaagttgaacaacatagcccctttaaatcaaacccaaacatgctgaaagcagaacagactgctcttgcaGAACTGCTATAATGAAATACCTACAACATAGCAGAAAAAAATCTTCACCAGGGCGCTACAGAAACATACTGGTTTTACAGCTAAGATGACTGGAATTGCACCTAATAAGAATCAAAATACCATTTACCTCCATAAATGACTGCTATACCAGGACGTAAACTTCAtcacttttaattttattttcatgtcaTAACTAATTTCACATCATCTTCAAATTTGGAAATCTTACATTTAGCCCCAAACCAAATCACAAGATATAGATTGTGAATCCCCGTGGTTTTGAGGGTTCGGGGGTATTTTATATAACCCCCAACTCAGAGGTAGGGATAATGATAAATTTTAATTAACCAGATGATGGCAAGATTAAATTGTGATCGTTTTTCATTTGGGTTCACATAAAATATAAGTATTCTTAATGTGGCTGCTGCTTTCAATTTCCCACATGCACTTTTCATGATCTACAAATGGGCAGTGTGGAAACAGCAGCTTCAATGAGTGTTCACAGAACATGGTAAATGTCTCCTGTTGTGACAGATGACAAAGCCAATAGTCAGATAGCAGATGATCAGAGTTTTACATGTACTTTCCTTTCCTTACAGAAACAGTTCAACATACTGATTTAAGTATTTTCTGCCCCTGTTCCAAACAAGACCTATGTTGGTTTGTGTGATTAGTCTGGCATCATTTAAGTTCTATTAAAAATTGAAGATAAAAAGTAGCAACTACAAATAGGagatttgtaaaatttgttgaaCATGCAGCTGTAAATCACCCTCAAAATTAAGTAAGTTGAATATTCCTTAATGGAGAAGTGTGACATATAGAATAAGCGGAGGGGGTAAAGGTACTAAGAATATATCACTACAAATATAAAATTTACCTTTTGGGTGCCAGTAAAGATGAGTATTAGCAATACACACTTTCCTTGATGAATCTTCAAGAGACTGAAGTACAGAAACCTGAGTAAAAATAACTTACATTCTGAACTATCCAATATGCAAACATAGCAAAATATATGACGACTTTTCAGCTATCACAAAGTTTTTCAAAACAATAGTAGTCTTCTAAGGTTCTCAAATAAACATTGATCAGATCTTGTACTAAGCTGTCACTTAATTATTCCATCAATTATTCTGTTTAGCCACCAACTTCCCATTTTGTCAAATTAGCATTATTTAAGTTAACAAATATCTCCTTTCAAATATCACCTCAAGTAGAATATTCTGATATTTATTCCCAAAGAAATTGTTACTGGAATGTATTCAAAACTGGGCTCTCTAAAGCAACAGAGCTgagctgaaataaaaacaaaagatatGAGAGATACTTTGCAAGCAGAgcaaatttgatgggccaaaggcctaattctgttcctgtgtcttatggtcttattagttagggcatcaaagttacagggagtaTGTGggtgaatgtggttgagaggaataaaaatcagccatgatgaaatagcagagcagaatcgacgggctgaatagcctaattctgctcctacgccttatggtcttattagatCAGACCttatctatggagagaaaaacaTAACATTTTGAATCAATTTTCCTTCATTAGACTGGGAAAGTGCGAAACTAGggtgttttaagttgcagagaatgggATAGAGAAAAGGTAGTAAATACAGAATATAGCAGTTATTGGAGatcaaaataaaaaaggaaatattcagcaagtcaggtagcgtcGATAGTCAAAAGAGATAATGTAACAGGTGGATGACCATAGGTCTATTTTCACAAACAGGAAAGGCTGGTTACCTGAAATGATTGAATTCACACACAAGAACTACAATGTGTTTTGActgaagatgaggtgctgttccttgaGTTTGCATTCATTGGAACAGTAGAAGACGGTGAAACCTGAGGCCAGAATGGGTGTGGGAAAATAATTAAAGTGACAGAGACCTGGATGCTTAAGGTCCCCCTTGGAAATGAAAGGAGCTGTTTCGCAAAGCCATCACCCAGCCTGCATTTTCTCCAATGCAGAGGACACCACGTTGAAGTAATCAAATGCAGATTGGGTGACATAAAATAAAATGCATTAATTTGGAAGAAGTGCAAATGAATTGCTACTTCACATGGAATGACTTGGTGGCAGGAAGGGACAAGATAAAAGGGCAGGTGCTGCATCCCCTGTAGGCACTTCAGAGACTGAGAGAGGGAGTGATCAGTGAGGCTAAAATCTAACTGGACAGTCAGAGAGGACATCTTATTTCAAAAAGGGAAGGGAAGATGTGGCTTTTGCTGGTGGAATTTTATTGAAGATGAAGGAAATGATCAAGAATATTCCGTATACCAGCTGGGAAGAAGAAGCGCATTTGGAGAActtttttctttgttctgctggaAGAAGATTGGTAAAAGTAGAAGTGTTTGCGATCCCACCAGTCAATTATGGTTAAAGAAAAGGACATAAATCACTGATGTTAAAAAAAACtcatcaacagaaaatacgacagAGATGGATAAACTGGCACAATGAAATAGCTCCTGGCAGAGTGGCAGGTCTGAAGAAAATAGGAGCTCTACTTGACCCCTCAGCACCTCTCATAATGATCTGGGCATTTCTGGTCTCTTAATTCTCCAGAGCCCTCAATTCTCTGATCCTCAACTTTACCCCCTTAATCATCAATGATTTAGTTTCCACAACTGTATTTTTTGAGGAAAAAAGATTGTGATGTAGGAAATCTTAAACAgacaaagaaaatgctggaaatactcggcGGTCAGGTATCATCCGTGAAATGGGTCGAAAACCCGCCGTCCGTCATGGTTTAAAaacgaaacatcagctgtttattccagaGATGTTGGACCTGAGGggggtttccagcattttgctaTAGTAGCTGATGTAGACAGGGTTGAAATACTgtggtaaaaaaaacattttagtaCCTGTAAGGCGGTTGATCTTTGcagcaccttctccttgatggtggggTTTGCAGAAATCTTTTGTAGAAGATCGGTGTGCAAGGGATCCGAAGCCAGAGCCTCACTAAAAGTCACATCATGTTGACTTAGCAGTCGGTACTTGGAGGCTCTGAAGAAGGTGGCGAGACCTTCGTGCTGCTTCTCCTTGATCCGAAACAATCCGTGAAAACCGAAAGCGTCCAGGGCCGGCGACAGGCTGTCGTAGAAGACGTGCTTGTCCACCTCCTGCAGGCAGAGGATGTCGGCGTGGTAGCCGCTGAGCTCCTTCTTGATCAAGTTCTGCCTGTAGTCGGCGTGGAGAGCGTACGGCGCGCAGTAGGGGTACAGGGTGGTCTTGGACAGCTCGGTCTTCGCGTACACATCCGCCAGGATGTTGTAGGAAACCACCCGGAGCTGCGCTCCGGACACCGCTTCGCGAGTGAACGAGTGGCGGCTGTCGAAGGTGCAGACTCCCGGGCCGGCCTCCACGGCGCCCGCGCTCTGCAGCTCGGCCGCCGGCCCGAACCTGCTGCCGTCGCCCGGGCGGCAGCGCAGCTTCAGCTTCGAGCCGACGAGGCCGTTGTCGGGGATGAAGACCCTGCCGCTCGCCGCCGGCTCCCAGCTGC
Proteins encoded:
- the pde12 gene encoding 2',5'-phosphodiesterase 12 isoform X2; the encoded protein is MPALLGSVLHLLQRSCSAGLRAAASWAPGAAMQTAVVRCVPGEAKMTISFELNGGHRRLAREQSECLRAALARIAHNVLKAQSKPRKGRKAAEQAQAPAPTQVPDVSLYLDEQAVPDDTRNAEAWQDGAELRVGEARYRVQRNPPTLTRLELPASILAGFPVCPQVQIEFGEPAESRFEWLREAAGSGSGTGSWEPAASGRVFIPDNGLVGSKLKLRCRPGDGSRFGPAAELQSAGAVEAGPGVCTFDSRHSFTREAVSGAQLRVVSYNILADVYAKTELSKTTLYPYCAPYALHADYRQNLIKKELSGYHADILCLQEVDKHVFYDSLSPALDAFGFHGLFRIKEKQHEGLATFFRASKYRLLSQHDVTFSEALASDPLHTDLLQKISANPTIKEKVLQRSTALQSLEDSSRKVCIANTHLYWHPKGGHIRLIQIAIAFRHLHQITSEMYPNAPIIFCGDFNSIPNSGLHEFVTKGSISADHQDWSSNGEEEQCQMSLTHSFELRSACGEPAYTNYVGGFQGCLDYIFMDGNTFEVAQVIPFPTHEEITCHLALPSVSHPSDHIALVCDLQWK
- the pde12 gene encoding 2',5'-phosphodiesterase 12 isoform X1 — encoded protein: MPALLGSVLHLLQRSCSAGLRAAASWAPGAAMQTAVVRCVPGEAKMTISFELNGGHRRLAREQSECLRAALARIAHNVLKAQSKPRKGRKAAEQAQAPAPTQVPDVSLYLDEQAVPDDTRNAEAWQDGAELRVGEARYRVQRNPPTLTRLELPASILAGFPVCPQVQIEFGEPAESRFEWLREAAGSGSGTGSWEPAASGRVFIPDNGLVGSKLKLRCRPGDGSRFGPAAELQSAGAVEAGPGVCTFDSRHSFTREAVSGAQLRVVSYNILADVYAKTELSKTTLYPYCAPYALHADYRQNLIKKELSGYHADILCLQEVDKHVFYDSLSPALDAFGFHGLFRIKEKQHEGLATFFRASKYRLLSQHDVTFSEALASDPLHTDLLQKISANPTIKEKVLQRSTALQVSVLQSLEDSSRKVCIANTHLYWHPKGGHIRLIQIAIAFRHLHQITSEMYPNAPIIFCGDFNSIPNSGLHEFVTKGSISADHQDWSSNGEEEQCQMSLTHSFELRSACGEPAYTNYVGGFQGCLDYIFMDGNTFEVAQVIPFPTHEEITCHLALPSVSHPSDHIALVCDLQWK